A window from Fervidicoccaceae archaeon encodes these proteins:
- a CDS encoding tungsten cofactor oxidoreductase radical SAM maturase, with the protein MSNGEQEYRFKMYGGDAIVKGELDLKLLYIEPTTRCNLSCKICFKQHWFDKEGDMDWNLFKKLIEESADFPKLRTVIFGGIGEPTVHPRIADMVSEAKKRGLKVAITTNGLFLSTSSLLNLVSRGIDSIYFSVDALPSSWNPMQHVGSKVVLDRIRALDKWRTENSKNLHIGAQIVVTKLNYMDIPSMVNLLRSMNVNEIIVSNILPTSKEHVELIVYDGSHDMKKIEEELSLLASRGARIRMPYFQLKTERRCLFDENNATVVRWDGEVSPCYRFLHSYKEYIFGREKKVEMVSFGNIREKSLKEIWLSRDYVRFRFVTRNYFYPSCTDCSLRDSCDFVKSSNLDCWGNSPSCADCLWARNLVHCPVPQI; encoded by the coding sequence TTGTCCAACGGAGAACAAGAATACAGATTCAAGATGTATGGCGGAGACGCTATAGTGAAAGGAGAGCTGGACTTGAAGCTTCTGTATATTGAGCCGACGACCAGATGCAATCTCTCCTGCAAGATCTGCTTCAAGCAGCACTGGTTCGATAAAGAGGGAGATATGGATTGGAATCTCTTCAAAAAGCTGATTGAGGAAAGTGCGGATTTTCCAAAGCTGAGAACAGTTATTTTTGGGGGAATTGGCGAACCGACGGTTCACCCAAGAATAGCTGATATGGTCTCAGAGGCAAAGAAGAGAGGATTGAAAGTTGCCATCACTACTAATGGACTGTTCTTGAGCACGAGCTCACTTTTGAACCTAGTATCAAGGGGGATTGACTCCATATACTTCTCGGTTGATGCCCTTCCATCTTCATGGAATCCCATGCAGCATGTCGGCTCCAAAGTAGTTCTTGATAGGATTAGAGCTCTGGACAAATGGAGAACAGAGAATTCGAAGAATTTACATATAGGGGCTCAGATCGTTGTCACAAAGCTAAACTATATGGATATACCATCCATGGTTAACCTTCTAAGAAGCATGAATGTGAATGAAATAATTGTATCCAACATATTGCCGACCTCAAAGGAGCATGTAGAGCTGATTGTCTATGATGGTTCCCACGATATGAAAAAGATTGAGGAGGAGCTTTCTCTTCTTGCATCTAGAGGAGCAAGGATTAGAATGCCGTACTTTCAGCTAAAGACGGAAAGGAGGTGCCTTTTTGATGAGAACAACGCAACAGTTGTGAGGTGGGATGGAGAAGTCTCCCCATGCTATAGATTTCTCCACAGCTATAAGGAATACATATTTGGAAGGGAAAAGAAAGTGGAGATGGTCTCCTTCGGCAATATAAGGGAAAAGAGCCTCAAGGAGATCTGGCTGAGCAGAGACTATGTAAGGTTCAGATTTGTGACCAGAAACTATTTCTATCCTTCTTGCACTGATTGCAGCCTCAGGGATTCCTGCGACTTTGTCAAATCGAGCAATCTTGATTGCTGGGGAAACTCACCATCATGTGCGGACTGTCTTTGGGCGAGGAACCTAGTTCACTGTCCAGTTCCCCAAATCTGA